One Glandiceps talaboti chromosome 20, keGlaTala1.1, whole genome shotgun sequence genomic region harbors:
- the LOC144450567 gene encoding adhesion G protein-coupled receptor L4-like — protein MEIICNTGMTTNGTGTTTCGHGTFDPPVPECINTNECSTEPGICGIHATCRDTVGSYICECLPNYAKDKSDRCVPRLENEGGSEIVDRRGKRLMHR, from the exons ATGGAAATAATCTGtaatactggtatgacaacgAATGGTACTGGTACAACTACATGTGGACATGGTACATTTGACCCACCAGTGCCAGAATGCATCA ATACTAATGAATGTAGTACCGAACCTGGCATCTGTGGTATCCACGCGACTTGCCGAGATACCGTTGGTAGCTACATATGTGAATGTTTACCAAATTACGCCAAGGACAAAAGTGACCGCTGTGTTCCTCGACTTGAAAATGAAGGAGGTTCTGAAATAGTGGATCGACGAGGTAAGAGACTCATGCATCGTTGA